The Pueribacillus theae genome has a segment encoding these proteins:
- a CDS encoding GntR family transcriptional regulator, translated as MILNTDDTKPIYIQIAEWLENEILSENFKSGQKVFSQYQLAELFNINPATAAKGLNVLADENILYKKRGLGMFVADRAKQMILTKRKNETLKRMVLEIVLEAERLGVSKEELFQMIIEAKDEVEEG; from the coding sequence ATGATTCTTAATACAGATGATACGAAGCCAATTTATATTCAGATTGCAGAGTGGCTGGAAAATGAGATTTTGAGCGAAAATTTCAAAAGCGGACAAAAGGTATTTTCACAATATCAGCTCGCTGAATTGTTTAATATTAATCCAGCAACTGCTGCAAAGGGATTAAATGTATTGGCGGATGAAAACATCCTCTATAAAAAACGGGGGCTAGGCATGTTTGTGGCAGATAGGGCGAAACAAATGATTTTAACTAAAAGAAAAAATGAAACGTTAAAGCGAATGGTTCTTGAAATTGTGCTTGAAGCAGAACGGCTGGGTGTCAGTAAAGAAGAATTGTTTCAAATGATTATTGAAGCGAAGGATGAGGTGGAAGAGGGATGA
- a CDS encoding ATP-binding cassette domain-containing protein codes for MNVIKCKDLVKKYGNTKALDGLSFHIEENKITGLIGRNGAGKTTLLKIIAGFFQETSGEISVFGERPFNSLYVSANSIYINDEMTFPSTLRLSEILDAASQFYEKWDAQLAERLFDYFSFRSNQYHNNLSKGMKSTFNMIVGLSSRCALTIFDEPTTGMDAAVRSDFYRALLKDYIDYPRSIIISSHHLNEIEHLLEDLLLLKDGKVNLHLSITELKEWAIGIQGDAMLIDEWAKDKEIIHLKDIGTNRQYVVVRNNFTDSELRRARLAGLDISSVDPSDLCVYLTNKNKGGIDDVFRKAESFN; via the coding sequence ATGAACGTTATCAAGTGCAAAGATTTGGTAAAGAAATATGGAAACACTAAAGCATTAGATGGGCTTTCATTTCATATCGAAGAAAATAAAATAACAGGGCTTATCGGAAGAAACGGAGCTGGCAAAACGACGCTATTAAAAATAATCGCCGGTTTTTTTCAGGAAACGTCTGGGGAAATAAGCGTATTTGGGGAGCGGCCTTTCAATAGTCTTTATGTTTCGGCAAATAGCATTTACATAAACGATGAGATGACTTTTCCTTCGACGCTGCGTTTGTCGGAAATTTTAGATGCGGCAAGCCAGTTTTATGAAAAATGGGATGCGCAGCTTGCAGAACGCCTTTTTGATTACTTTTCGTTTCGCTCCAATCAGTACCATAACAATCTGTCAAAAGGGATGAAAAGTACATTCAATATGATTGTGGGGCTTTCATCGCGATGCGCGCTTACAATATTTGATGAACCGACAACAGGGATGGATGCCGCGGTTCGAAGCGACTTTTACCGGGCATTATTGAAAGATTACATTGATTATCCGCGAAGCATCATCATTTCAAGCCATCACTTAAATGAAATTGAACATTTGCTTGAAGATTTGTTGTTGCTTAAAGATGGGAAGGTGAATCTTCATTTGTCAATTACCGAATTAAAGGAATGGGCGATTGGCATTCAAGGGGATGCCATGCTGATTGATGAATGGGCGAAGGATAAAGAGATTATCCATTTAAAAGATATTGGAACAAACCGCCAATATGTTGTGGTGAGAAATAACTTTACGGATTCGGAACTTCGCCGCGCCAGGCTGGCGGGTTTGGACATTTCATCTGTGGATCCGAGCGATCTTTGCGTGTATTTGACCAATAAAAATAAAGGGGGGATAGACGATGTCTTTCGTAAAGCCGAGTCTTTTAACTAA
- a CDS encoding coiled-coil domain-containing protein has product MDEELLREILSKVDGLGSKMDKIEERMASLEDRMTSLEDRVASLEDRVASLEDRMTSLEDRVTHIEETMATKEDVAEIPFIKGAVIEIHDELGCVKKTGQETREDVQLLKAAQERLEKVQSDQQKIIELLSIKTTVHEAKLKWAELKWAE; this is encoded by the coding sequence ATGGATGAAGAGCTTTTAAGAGAAATTCTTTCAAAAGTTGATGGACTTGGTTCGAAAATGGATAAAATTGAAGAAAGAATGGCATCGCTTGAAGACAGGATGACATCACTTGAGGACAGGGTGGCATCGCTTGAAGACAGGGTGGCATCGCTTGAAGACAGGATGACATCACTTGAAGACAGGGTGACTCATATCGAGGAAACAATGGCTACGAAGGAAGATGTCGCAGAAATCCCGTTCATTAAAGGGGCTGTAATAGAAATACACGATGAATTGGGCTGCGTTAAAAAAACCGGTCAAGAAACACGAGAAGATGTACAATTATTAAAGGCTGCCCAGGAACGGCTTGAAAAAGTGCAATCTGACCAACAAAAAATCATCGAACTCCTCTCCATTAAAACAACCGTGCATGAAGCAAAGCTTAAATGGGCGGAGTTAAAATGGGCTGAATAA
- a CDS encoding response regulator transcription factor yields the protein MPKIMIVEDDPKLAGLLRSHLEKYGYEVVSVVKFDEIVEFFLEEQPELVLLDVNLPSYDGFYWCRQIRRVSTCPILFISARSGEMDQVMALENGADDYITKPFHYDVVTAKIRSQLRRAYGEYAPKMEERIIELQGLSLYAERMELHFRHAAVSVTKKEAILLEMLLKRFPRVVSREALLEKLWDDQSFVDENTLNVNVTRVRKKLQELGIEDAIETIRGEGYRIVPTWGEGNRS from the coding sequence ATGCCGAAAATTATGATTGTGGAAGATGATCCTAAACTAGCGGGACTATTAAGGTCACATCTTGAGAAATATGGCTATGAAGTTGTGTCAGTTGTAAAATTCGATGAAATCGTGGAATTTTTTCTGGAAGAACAGCCTGAGCTTGTTCTATTGGATGTGAATTTGCCAAGTTATGACGGTTTTTATTGGTGCAGGCAAATTCGCCGTGTTTCGACGTGTCCCATTTTATTCATTTCAGCGAGATCGGGGGAGATGGATCAGGTGATGGCGCTTGAAAATGGAGCAGATGACTACATCACAAAGCCGTTTCATTATGATGTTGTAACGGCGAAAATTCGCAGCCAGCTGCGCCGGGCTTACGGCGAATACGCTCCGAAAATGGAGGAACGAATCATTGAGTTGCAGGGACTTTCCCTTTATGCAGAGCGAATGGAACTGCATTTTAGACATGCGGCTGTATCGGTTACAAAAAAAGAAGCGATTTTACTTGAAATGCTGTTGAAAAGATTTCCTCGCGTTGTAAGCCGAGAGGCTTTATTGGAAAAACTATGGGATGATCAATCGTTCGTAGACGAAAATACGTTAAATGTCAATGTAACCCGAGTGAGAAAAAAGCTTCAAGAGCTAGGAATTGAAGATGCGATTGAAACGATTCGGGGCGAAGGTTACCGGATCGTCCCAACGTGGGGAGAAGGGAATCGTTCATGA
- a CDS encoding sensor histidine kinase encodes MKLFLREHIPLFTIVVIQLIAVILIFWLDGYKHPSVALYALFVGLFIFLCYLVYRFMSHQAFYERLSASFSNLDESNQMYGNAPLAASLGELLKSQYTHYIHRLNEYEEKRDTHATFMNQWVHQMKTPLSVIELTVQQEEDERFVSIREEADKISKGLEMVLYAARLETFEHDFQVEPVSLENIVSQAIRENKRLFIKNHVYPEVSIESDLTVESDEKWLIFILNQLISNAVKYSSGSNEKVSITAFISNGEACLEVRDKGVGIPKSDVKRVFKPFYTGENGRIYRESTGMGLYLVKEVCDRLGHQITMESEVGKGTTVRLTFSAII; translated from the coding sequence ATGAAACTTTTTTTACGAGAACATATTCCGTTATTTACTATCGTTGTCATCCAACTTATCGCCGTCATTCTTATTTTTTGGCTTGATGGGTATAAGCATCCTTCTGTTGCTTTATATGCGCTGTTTGTCGGGCTTTTTATTTTTTTGTGTTACTTAGTTTATCGCTTTATGAGCCATCAAGCCTTTTATGAAAGGCTGTCTGCAAGTTTTTCGAATTTGGATGAATCAAATCAAATGTATGGGAATGCCCCGCTTGCTGCCTCTCTTGGAGAGTTATTGAAATCTCAATATACCCACTATATTCACCGGCTGAATGAATATGAGGAAAAACGCGATACGCACGCCACGTTTATGAATCAGTGGGTACATCAGATGAAAACACCGCTTTCCGTCATCGAATTGACGGTTCAACAGGAGGAGGACGAACGCTTTGTCAGTATTCGAGAAGAGGCGGATAAAATTAGCAAAGGACTTGAGATGGTGTTATATGCTGCACGGCTTGAAACGTTTGAACATGATTTTCAAGTGGAACCAGTTTCACTTGAAAACATTGTTTCCCAAGCCATTCGGGAAAACAAACGGTTATTTATTAAAAACCACGTGTATCCCGAAGTCAGCATTGAGTCCGATTTAACCGTTGAGTCAGATGAAAAATGGCTGATTTTCATCTTAAACCAGCTCATATCGAATGCTGTGAAATATTCATCAGGAAGTAATGAAAAGGTTAGTATCACTGCATTTATATCGAATGGGGAAGCCTGTCTCGAGGTGCGTGATAAAGGAGTGGGCATTCCGAAATCAGATGTAAAGCGTGTGTTTAAACCTTTTTACACTGGAGAAAACGGCCGGATTTACCGCGAATCCACAGGAATGGGTTTATATCTTGTAAAGGAAGTATGTGATCGTCTCGGCCATCAAATTACGATGGAGTCGGAAGTGGGAAAAGGAACGACGGTGCGTCTCACTTTTTCTGCAATTATCTAA
- a CDS encoding ABC transporter ATP-binding protein, with protein MLNVKQLSKIYEGKVPYKALENIDLSIDQGEFVGIMGPSGSGKTTLLNMVATIDQPTTGEVLINGKNPYHLKKDDLALFRRRQLGFVFQDFNLLHTLTVEENIVLPLTLDGEKVKVMAEKVAEIAEKLGITGILKKRIYEISGGQAQRAAIARAIIHNPDMVLADEPTGNLDSKSSRTVMETLENINQTDKATMMMVTHDPIAASYCDRVIFIKDGKLYNEIHRGDNRQAFFQKVIDVLSLLGGDSGDLSTIRV; from the coding sequence GTGTTAAACGTAAAACAGCTCAGTAAAATCTATGAAGGAAAAGTGCCGTATAAGGCGCTTGAAAATATTGATTTATCGATTGATCAAGGTGAATTTGTCGGCATTATGGGACCATCTGGAAGCGGGAAAACGACATTGCTTAATATGGTTGCCACGATCGACCAACCGACAACCGGCGAGGTTTTGATTAACGGGAAAAATCCTTATCATTTGAAAAAGGATGATTTGGCCCTTTTTCGCCGCAGGCAACTCGGATTTGTATTTCAAGATTTTAATTTACTGCACACATTGACAGTGGAAGAAAACATTGTTTTGCCTCTTACACTTGATGGTGAAAAAGTGAAAGTGATGGCTGAGAAAGTGGCAGAAATTGCTGAGAAGCTTGGAATAACCGGTATTTTGAAGAAAAGAATCTATGAAATTTCGGGCGGGCAGGCACAACGGGCCGCCATTGCGCGGGCAATCATTCATAACCCAGATATGGTGCTTGCCGATGAACCGACTGGAAACCTTGACTCAAAGTCATCACGCACTGTAATGGAAACATTGGAAAACATTAATCAAACGGATAAAGCGACGATGATGATGGTAACTCATGATCCGATTGCTGCAAGTTACTGTGACCGTGTCATTTTTATTAAGGACGGTAAGCTGTACAATGAAATTCACCGCGGGGACAATCGGCAAGCCTTTTTTCAAAAAGTGATTGACGTGTTATCGCTGTTAGGAGGGGATTCGGGTGACCTTTCGACAATTCGCGTTTAA
- a CDS encoding ABC transporter permease, with the protein MTFRQFAFNNVIRNKRTYAAYFLSSTFAVMVFFVYAIFAFHPSLSKGELNSSVSQGLHFAEAIIYVFSFIFVLFSMSSFLKTRKKEFGLLVMHGMTNMQLRRMVFLENVFIGFFATISGITIGLVFAKMLLLAAENILDLEKTLHFYFPIKAIGLTFVAFLLLFILISFATVAILRGNKLVDLIKGSAAPKTEPKASVILSALAAILLIGGYATALIVKGMMVAAAMIPVTTIVIIGTYFLFTQLSVYIIKALRKRQSIFWKKTNLVLFSDLAYRMKDNARTFFFVAIVSTVAFTAIGSLVGFRTMLFSSLTSSSPFAFEYASEEGNVKEAEHLSLIRKELKNNDIPFHETKVNVKNQPVKGEEYSTHIVSETEYNHLGQSTGQPFEKLNLRGNEVVYVFHANPVGENQTPKPKGERTIALEENNIVLEKKKTITSNIFPIDVVVVDDSMFEQLTHFESKSTFYSFYIKDWKKTIDLSKELAKEIPDYNEYYTFFSLPYTWNLANQGYGATLFIGLFIGAVFFVAAGSFLYFRLYTDLDDERRKFSTIGKLGLTNKELSKIVTIQLAILFFVPIAVALIHGAVALTALEHMFNFSLVKESVLVLGSFFTIQVIYFLFIRSGYIRKIKQAM; encoded by the coding sequence GTGACCTTTCGACAATTCGCGTTTAACAACGTCATTCGTAACAAGCGAACGTATGCCGCTTATTTTTTAAGCAGCACGTTTGCAGTAATGGTGTTTTTTGTCTATGCCATCTTTGCGTTCCATCCTTCATTGTCCAAAGGGGAGCTCAATTCGAGTGTTTCGCAAGGATTGCATTTTGCAGAAGCGATTATTTATGTGTTCTCGTTTATTTTTGTGCTATTTTCGATGAGTTCTTTTTTGAAAACGAGAAAAAAAGAGTTTGGATTATTGGTCATGCACGGGATGACGAACATGCAGCTTCGGCGAATGGTTTTTCTTGAGAATGTGTTTATCGGATTTTTTGCAACGATTTCTGGCATCACAATCGGGCTGGTTTTTGCAAAAATGTTGCTGCTTGCAGCTGAAAATATTCTGGATCTGGAAAAGACATTGCATTTTTACTTTCCAATAAAAGCAATTGGATTAACATTTGTTGCGTTTCTTCTGCTTTTTATTTTGATTTCTTTCGCGACGGTTGCCATTTTGAGAGGAAACAAGCTCGTTGATTTAATTAAAGGAAGTGCCGCGCCAAAGACAGAACCGAAGGCATCTGTTATTTTATCTGCTTTGGCAGCCATTTTGCTTATTGGGGGCTATGCGACAGCGTTGATCGTAAAAGGAATGATGGTCGCTGCTGCAATGATCCCAGTGACAACAATCGTTATTATTGGAACTTATTTTCTTTTTACACAGCTAAGCGTGTACATCATTAAAGCATTAAGAAAGCGGCAGTCAATTTTCTGGAAAAAAACAAATCTCGTTCTTTTTTCCGATTTAGCTTACAGGATGAAAGACAATGCCCGCACGTTCTTCTTCGTTGCCATCGTATCAACGGTTGCTTTTACGGCTATTGGTTCTCTTGTCGGTTTTCGGACGATGCTGTTTAGTAGTTTAACTAGTAGCAGTCCTTTTGCATTTGAATATGCTTCAGAGGAAGGAAATGTGAAGGAAGCGGAACATCTCTCACTCATCCGTAAAGAACTTAAAAACAATGACATTCCTTTTCATGAGACAAAGGTGAATGTAAAAAACCAGCCTGTGAAGGGCGAAGAGTATTCCACACACATTGTAAGTGAAACGGAGTACAATCATCTAGGACAATCGACTGGGCAGCCATTTGAAAAGCTGAATCTTCGTGGAAATGAAGTGGTTTATGTGTTTCATGCAAATCCTGTCGGAGAAAATCAAACACCTAAGCCTAAAGGAGAAAGAACGATTGCTTTAGAAGAAAACAATATCGTTTTGGAAAAAAAGAAAACAATCACTTCTAATATATTTCCGATTGATGTTGTTGTTGTCGACGATTCCATGTTTGAACAGTTAACGCATTTTGAGTCAAAGAGTACATTTTATTCGTTTTATATAAAAGATTGGAAAAAAACGATCGATTTAAGCAAAGAACTTGCGAAAGAAATTCCTGATTACAATGAATACTATACGTTCTTCTCTTTGCCTTACACATGGAATCTGGCGAACCAAGGATACGGTGCGACTTTATTCATTGGCTTGTTTATCGGTGCTGTGTTCTTTGTCGCGGCGGGCAGCTTTTTGTACTTCCGGCTTTACACAGATTTGGATGATGAGCGGAGAAAATTTTCAACGATCGGCAAATTAGGTTTAACGAACAAAGAACTATCAAAAATCGTGACGATCCAACTTGCCATCTTGTTCTTTGTACCAATCGCTGTTGCGTTGATTCATGGAGCGGTGGCACTGACAGCGCTTGAGCACATGTTTAATTTTTCCTTAGTTAAGGAATCAGTACTTGTTCTAGGAAGCTTCTTTACAATTCAAGTGATTTATTTCTTATTTATTCGATCCGGTTATATTCGAAAAATTAAACAAGCGATGTAG
- a CDS encoding DUF368 domain-containing protein — MEWRNIYRGFLMGISDLIPGVSGGTVAFVLGIYDRLLKAISGFFSLRWKQHIGFLLPLGIGIGAALLSLSKVIDYLLAHHFEPTQFFFMGLIIGVLPFIMKEADVKNSFASSHYIVMIVFALLLASMAFIKPSESADPITTLSVLTVIGLFFSGWLASMAMLLPGISGSFLLLLLGVYSTAINALSTLNLPIIAVIGGGVIVGFIVSSRGIQYLLTHFTNMTYAIIIGLILGSIVVIFPGVPTGSTMIISLIMLLLGLLVSSLFSMVSRT; from the coding sequence ATGGAATGGAGAAACATTTATCGAGGGTTTTTGATGGGAATTTCTGATTTAATTCCCGGGGTGAGTGGGGGAACGGTTGCGTTTGTACTTGGCATCTATGATCGCTTGCTTAAGGCGATTAGCGGCTTTTTCAGCCTCCGTTGGAAGCAGCATATCGGCTTTTTGCTTCCTTTAGGTATCGGCATCGGGGCTGCTTTACTTTCATTAAGCAAAGTCATCGATTATTTGCTTGCACACCATTTTGAGCCGACGCAATTCTTTTTTATGGGATTAATTATTGGCGTGTTGCCATTTATAATGAAGGAAGCGGATGTGAAAAATAGCTTTGCTTCCAGCCATTACATTGTCATGATTGTTTTTGCATTGCTGCTTGCTTCAATGGCATTTATTAAACCGTCTGAATCTGCCGATCCGATAACAACATTAAGCGTTCTTACTGTCATTGGTTTGTTTTTCTCGGGTTGGCTGGCGAGCATGGCCATGCTTCTCCCCGGGATTAGCGGTTCTTTTTTATTGTTGTTACTTGGCGTCTATTCAACTGCCATAAACGCACTATCAACACTCAATCTGCCAATTATCGCAGTGATCGGGGGAGGTGTGATTGTCGGATTTATTGTAAGCAGTAGAGGAATTCAATATTTACTTACTCATTTTACAAATATGACATACGCGATTATTATCGGATTAATTCTAGGGTCAATTGTCGTAATATTTCCTGGAGTACCTACAGGATCAACTATGATCATTAGTTTGATTATGCTGTTGCTCGGGCTTCTTGTCTCTTCTTTATTTAGTATGGTGAGCCGTACATAA
- a CDS encoding AAA family ATPase — MGKSNVNVETNDTELDKLFHEVSKVVIGRKKELKLLFTALLAEGHVLLEDLPGTGKTTMVKAFAKVLDCRFSRIQCTPDLLPSDVVGGSIFNPKTNEFYLRKGPIFTNVLLVDEINRALPRTQSSLLECMEEGQVSIEGETHHLPKPFIVLATQNPIDMEGTFPLPEAQLDRFLMRLKLGYPSLEEEEQMLELVGDFLPYEQVQHIFDPEKINVLQQQIKEVVVHPSIREYIIALASATRSHPLVSVGVSPRASKALYKTVKTWAFLNHRNFVSPDDVKEMVIPVWNHRLFLNTEARMQEAVPEKILNQILQDVHVPEERVVRV; from the coding sequence ATGGGGAAAAGTAATGTCAATGTGGAAACAAATGATACGGAATTGGATAAGCTATTTCATGAAGTGTCGAAAGTAGTCATCGGCCGAAAAAAAGAATTAAAGTTATTATTTACTGCTTTGCTGGCAGAAGGGCATGTTTTATTGGAGGATCTTCCAGGTACAGGAAAAACAACAATGGTGAAAGCTTTTGCAAAGGTTTTGGATTGTCGTTTTTCGAGAATTCAATGCACACCTGATTTGCTGCCTTCGGATGTCGTAGGGGGATCTATTTTTAATCCGAAAACGAATGAGTTTTACTTAAGGAAAGGCCCGATCTTTACAAATGTTTTATTAGTTGATGAGATTAATCGTGCGTTACCTCGTACACAATCAAGTTTGCTAGAGTGTATGGAAGAGGGGCAAGTATCAATTGAAGGAGAAACCCATCATCTTCCAAAACCATTCATCGTACTAGCAACGCAAAACCCGATTGATATGGAAGGGACATTCCCATTGCCTGAGGCACAGCTCGATCGGTTTTTAATGCGGTTGAAACTTGGCTACCCGTCATTAGAAGAGGAAGAACAGATGCTTGAACTGGTCGGCGATTTTCTTCCCTATGAACAAGTCCAGCATATTTTTGACCCTGAGAAAATTAACGTTTTACAGCAACAAATAAAAGAAGTAGTTGTTCATCCGTCAATACGTGAATATATTATTGCACTCGCTTCCGCAACTCGTAGTCATCCGCTTGTCTCTGTTGGAGTAAGCCCAAGAGCGAGCAAAGCACTTTACAAGACAGTGAAAACATGGGCTTTTTTAAACCATCGGAATTTTGTTTCACCTGATGATGTGAAAGAAATGGTGATACCCGTTTGGAATCATCGATTATTTTTAAATACAGAAGCAAGGATGCAAGAGGCTGTTCCGGAGAAAATTTTAAATCAAATTTTGCAAGACGTTCACGTCCCCGAAGAGAGAGTTGTACGTGTATGA